A window from Nitrospira sp. ND1 encodes these proteins:
- a CDS encoding FmdB family zinc ribbon protein, which yields MPIFEYVCKECNHRFELLVRGDVVPACPACKATGLDKQFSAFGVGATGGWPVTSSSGGGCGSCGDPRGPGSCSMN from the coding sequence ATGCCCATATTCGAGTACGTCTGTAAGGAATGCAACCATCGGTTTGAACTGTTGGTCCGGGGCGACGTCGTGCCGGCCTGTCCCGCGTGCAAGGCTACGGGACTCGACAAGCAGTTTTCGGCCTTTGGAGTCGGCGCAACCGGCGGATGGCCCGTCACCTCCAGTTCCGGCGGCGGGTGTGGCTCCTGCGGGGATCCTCGCGGCCCCGGTTCCTGTTCGATGAACTAA